One genomic segment of Arachis duranensis cultivar V14167 chromosome 4, aradu.V14167.gnm2.J7QH, whole genome shotgun sequence includes these proteins:
- the LOC107485738 gene encoding probable glutamate carboxypeptidase LAMP1 isoform X2, which produces MGTKRKRCYWSRDFTPRGYGYAIIQYTTHCMMISSGCRNLEILCFIGMLQLNVKNLEDEISNKDMNLSPILKSIKELEKAAIKINDQRKEIEASKGWRTWKKYQMKVRDMNDRLMMAERAFTDRDGLLGMTWHKHLGSNF; this is translated from the exons ATGGG AACTAAAAGGAAGCGGTGCTACTGGTCTCGCGATTTCACTCCTAGGGGCTATGGTTATGCC attaTCCAGTATACCACTCACTGTATGATGATTTCATCTGGATGCAGAAATTTGGAGATCCTATGTTTCATAGGCATGTTGCAG CTTAATGTGAAGAACTTGGAAGATGAGATTTCAAATAAAGACATGAATTTGTCTCCTATATTGAAGTCAATCAAGGAGCTTGAGAAAGCAGCAATCAAGATAAATGACCAGAGAAAG GAAATAGAAGCAAGTAAAGGTTGGAGAACATGGAAGAAGTACCAAATGAAAGTGAGAGATATGAATGATAGACTTATGATGGCTGAACGTGCATTCACTGACAGAGATGGCCTCTTAGGAATGACATGGCATAAGCATTTG GGTTCTAACTTCTAA
- the LOC107485738 gene encoding metal transporter Nramp6-like isoform X1, producing MAANLGVVTGKHLAEHCRNEYPWATNFILWFIAEIAIVACDIPEVIGTAFALSMLFNIPVWIGVLLTGLSTLILLALQQYGVRKLEFLIAFLVFTIAACFFAELGYAKPIAKEVLKGLFVPELKGSGATGLAISLLGAMVMPLSSIPLTV from the exons ATGGCAGCCAATCTTGGGGTTGTCACTG GAAAGCACTTAGCAGAGCATTGTAGAAATGAATATCCTTGGGCTACCAACTTTATTCTTTGGTTTATTGCTGAAATTGCCATAGTCGCCTGTGACATTCCTGAAG TAATTGGGACAGCCTTTGCATTGAGCATGCTTTTCAACATACCTGTTTGGATTGGTGTTCTTCTGACAGGACTCAGTACATTGATCCTCTTAGCTTTACAGCAATATGGG GTTAGAAAACTTGAATTCTTGATCGCATTTCTAGTATTTACAATTGCTGCATGCTTTTTTGCTGAGCTTGGATATGCAAAACCTATTGCTAAAGAAGTTCTGAAGGGTCTTTTTGTGCCAGAACTAAAAGGAAGCGGTGCTACTGGTCTCGCGATTTCACTCCTAGGGGCTATGGTTATGCC attaTCCAGTATACCACTCACTGTATGA